One Anas platyrhynchos isolate ZD024472 breed Pekin duck chromosome 2, IASCAAS_PekinDuck_T2T, whole genome shotgun sequence DNA segment encodes these proteins:
- the LOC106018098 gene encoding serpin B6: MDSLSAANTTFALDLLRQLSEKNSTQNLFFSPFSISSALSMILLGSKGNTEAQIAKVLSLNKAEDAHNGYQSLLSEINDPDTKYILRTANRLYGEKTFEFLSSFVESSQKFYHAGLEQTDFKNASEDSRKQINGWVEEKTEGKIKNLLAEGIIDSMTRLVLVNAIYFKGNWEKRFDKENTNERLFKINKNETKPVQMMFKKDKFPMTYIGDLETKVLELPYVGNELSMIILLPDAIQDESTGLEKLERELTSEKLTEWINPEMMDITEVRVSLPRFKLEENYTLKPLLSNMGMPDAFDVKKANFSAISAGNELVLSEVVHKSFVEVNEEGTEAAAATAGVMLMRCAMIVPDFTADHPFLFFIRHNKTSSILFCGRYCSP; this comes from the exons ATGGATAGCCTCAGTGCAGCAAATACCACTTTTGCGTTGGACCTCTTAAGACAGCTGAGTGAGAAAAACAGCACACAGAATctattcttttctccttttagtatttcttctgctttgtctATGATTTTGCTGGGTTCAAAAGGTAACACTGAAGCCCAAATAGCAAAG GTGCTTTCTCTGAACAAAGCTGAGGATGCTCACAATGGGTATCAGTCACTTCTCTCTGAAATCAACGATCCAGACACCAAATATATCCTCAGAACTGCTAACCGACTTTATGGAGAGAAGACATTTGAGTTTCTCTCA TCATTTGTAGAATCAAGTCAGAAATTCTACCATGCTGGACTAGAACAGACTGACTTCAAGAATGCTTCAGAGGATtccagaaagcaaataaatggcTGGGtagaagaaaagactgaag GTAAAATTAAAAACCTGCTGGCAGAGGGAATTATTGATTCAATGACCAGACTTGTGTTGGTGAATGCCATCTATTTCAAAGGCAACTGGGAAAAAAGGTTTGACAAAGAGAATACAAACGAGAGGCTATTTAAAATTAACAAG aatgagacCAAACCTGTGCAGATGATGTtcaaaaaagataaatttccAATGACCTATATTGGAGACCTGGAGACCAAAGTCCTTGAGCTCCCATATGTTGGCAATGAACTCAGCATGATCATCCTGCTCCCTGATGCAATCCAGGATGAATCTACTGGCTTGGAAAAG ctggAAAGAGAACTTACATCTGAGAAGCTGACAGAGTGGATTAATCCAGAAATGATGGATATAACAGAGGTGAGAGTGTCTTTACCCAGATTTAAATTGGAAGAAAACTACACTCTCAAACCTCTTTTGAGCAACATGGGAATGCCTGATGCGTTTGATGTAAAGAAGGCAAACTTCTCAGCCATCTCAGCTGGTAACGAGCTAGTGCTTTCTGAAGTGGTTCACAAGTCCTTTGTGGAAGTCAATGAAGAAGGcactgaagcagcagctgccacagcAGGAGTGATGTTAATGCGCTGTGCTATGATCGTTCCCGATTTCACTGCTGATCATCCATTCCTCTTCTTCATCCGGCACAACAAAACTTCCAGCATTCTGTTTTGTGGCAGATACTGCTCTCCCTAA
- the LOC101799613 gene encoding leukocyte elastase inhibitor: protein MESLSNANSRFALDLFRRVNENNPTGNVFFSPVSVSAALAMVLLGAKGNTEAQVLKTLHFDEVEDIHSGFRTLTADINRRDAFYLLRIANRLFGEKSYSFLPDFLTNVQKLYGADLATVDFLQACDEARKEINQWVEEKTEGKIPNLLSEGSVDGMTKLVLVNAIYFKGNWAEKFEEANTVEMPFRLNKNERKTVKMMYQKKKFRFGYISDMKIRVLELPYEGRELSMIILLPDDFEDDSTGLQKLEKELTLEKLQEWTRPEHLYSTDVHVHLPKFKLEESYDLKSDLEAMGLLDVFESAKADLSGMSGARDLFLSKIVHKAFVEVNEEGTEAAAATAGIAMLCMVMEEDFNADHPFLFFIRHNPTQSILFFGKYASP from the exons ATGGAGAGCCTGAGTAACGCAAACAGCAGATTTGCACTCGATCTCTTCAGGAGGGTTAATGAGAACAACCCAACAGGGAATGTTTTCTTCTCACCCGTCAGTGTTTCTGCAGCTCTGGCTATGGTCCTTTTAGGGGCCAAAGGTAATACAGAGGCACAGGTGCTGAAG ACACTTCATTTTGATGAAGTTGAAGACATTCACTCTGGATTTCGGACTCTGACCGCAGATATAAACAGAAGGGATGCTTTCTATCTCCTACGGATTGCCAATCGGCTTTTTGGAGAGAAGTCCTACAGCTTTTTGCCG GATTTCCTGACTAATGTTCAGAAATTATATGGAGCTGATCTGGCTACAGTTGATTTTCTTCAGGCATGTGATGAAGCCCGGAAGGAAATTAACCAGTGGGTAGAGGAGAAAACCGAAG GTAAAATCCCTAATCTGCTGTCTGAAGGCTCAGTTGATGGCATGACCAAGCTTGTTCTGGTGAATGCtatttatttcaaaggaaattgGGCAGAGAAATTCGAAGAAGCCAACACTGTTGAGATGCCATTTCGATTGAATAAG aatgaaagaaaaacagtgaaaatgatgtatcagaaaaagaaatttcgTTTTGGGTACATCTCTGACATGAAGATCCGTGTTTTGGAGCTGCCTTATGAGGGAAGAGAACTGAGTATGATCATCCTGTTACCTGATGATTTTGAAGATGATTCCACTGGACTGCAAAAG CTGGAAAAGGAGCTCACCTTAGAGAAGCTCCAAGAATGGACACGTCCAGAGCATCTATATTCAACTGATGTTCACGTGCACTTGCCAAAATTTAAGCTAGAAGAAAGCTATGACCTTAAATCAGATTTAGAAGCTATGGGTTTGTTGGATGTATTTGAGAGTGCCAAGGCTGACTTGTCAGGAATGTCAGGGGCACGTGACCTTTTCCTCTCTAAAATCGTCCACAAGGCTTTTGTAGAAGTGAATGAGGAAGGCACAGAAGCTGCAGCTGCCACTGCTGGCATTGCTATGCTCTGCATGGTTATGGAAGAGGATTTCAATGCTGAccatcctttccttttctttattcgTCACAACCCAACTCAAAGCATACTTTTCTTTGGCAAATATGCTTCTCCATGA